The Hemibagrus wyckioides isolate EC202008001 linkage group LG12, SWU_Hwy_1.0, whole genome shotgun sequence genome includes a window with the following:
- the znf865 gene encoding zinc finger protein 865: MFQFGKYPMDILEMLSGHQAHQFKGLGFERQLQHQQQLQHQQQLQQQQQQGEASGALLSGLGLGSLQGSRSNAFSDSSSIFAKMSAPPPPIPQQTQSSSSQSSRKSSKMSSSSSGSSASGYPQFLRPFHPAEAALAQEQLHSGMGRFDFAGGSSTGGSGVIGGVVTSAPPPPPPPPLHPGISVPQPSPGPSSSSPSPSSSTTTSNNPATSSSTVAGLVGAQSEARSLHQQFSCMLAANQYFLSGMHTNASLEQFLVQQGPHNHLGLTESNTGLAPPPALHPTHTHGHPTPQPQQQQQQLPPHALSHPHTHAHPHHPLHPAPQPSTLGGFDFQGIPVLSSNQLASLMQQEAGLPLPLPLHLSAPKDDGKGDGTSAAGGSGGSGSRRKKAMAGYLPQRKSDGSSGSSSSTNCHSSSGAHGHDGSSGLVGGGAGVGMRGLGTDPSSILSSSTPSSSSSSTVSSSAPSSNSASVLVSNVSQIPKSDDQSAMTPTVTQPEPYHCGECGKSFTHLPSLRRHIRSHEEGGNGPNSSVNTTPNAVHQHQSDTSIPHSTQDGMTQQNAHHQHEPNQTNPDPSSSCPSPDKTYCCSECGKGFKKRGHLLQHGVIHSGARPYACSTCERSFNRRESLTRHEKIHEEKPYRCPACDRCFRESTSLLNHAASGSCGKPGRGSSSRSSDGSSVSSDDKVEVNEYRGGQMGDEKELVYAKAEGGATEMSCEGLYPQGRGGNPNTGDKPEGKYNSAYTRDPYQTSYRVDDYRRPQGTLTTYSGDGSCTNSMSGPALRKAPLAPTLHPHPPNQQQHHHHQQQQQQQQPHLPLSSLLDDSEDEVTSSAMSAIAAAAAASVLPEINNSGGREERRDIIGGLLGGLGFGSLGGPSSTSAGNGGNDECLNGSMMPLSHPAQQQPNSQNATTNAKPKRPRKPRQKREPRPGGISGEGVKRRRSNQNGARGDGAERPYLCTVCGRGFGRRETLRRHERVHTGEKPFHCDVCGKDFREPFHLTKHQTVHSGEKNFKCSLCGKDFGYAQSLKRHEKLHLRGDFKPRRSKTKSSANQGGTVHQDGGQTAPGSYYPFPQNKAQGSSASTSNQPPPKLYTCEICWKSFRHHFHLTAHHQAIHEHGGEKLFSCEVCGKAFAYSNSLTRHRLSQHGLARAGPTPQPTGSGSGGNTSSLTESEAATNVLLSLAPDNESHAVQQTHSTIAHTQHLHTQPAGYSPLFYTPESGPHSSNTNAPSHPQHPHYSHSSIGPLTHQQPVSGKSQQIYQGITGNPIHSAPPHIHISSSPLHVSQYHHQPHSFQMQPQHLHHQLVQVHGDVAQKKKKKKKKNRFGSGGQLFGGFSEFENARWHRFLQRKKFRLQQQLKRKRWIAQLRWAKYTGGIGIHFGVGTWRVGGLKVRGLRSLMVPLRFFTCPICPSTTFTRRITHSVHRVIRHPPRRHGCRARLRCIVCGKRSRRLLSALRHRARHLSQGSFACPQCPSRFWNAALLQRHKFACRRVGGGRKTPKGTYSQKGEYYMERSGGIADYRH, encoded by the coding sequence ATGTTCCAGTTCGGAAAGTACCCTATGGACATTTTAGAAATGCTTAGTGGGCACCAGGCTCATCAGTTCAAAGGCCTAGGTTTTGAACGACAGCTGCAGCACCAACAGCAACTTCAACACCAGCAGCAActtcagcagcagcaacaacagggCGAGGCCTCTGGAGCTCTCCTCTCTGGGCTCGGCTTAGGCTCCCTTCAAGGATCTAGAAGTAATGCGTTTTCAGATTCCTCGTCGATTTTTGCCAAAATGAGCGCACCACCTCCACCCATCCCCCAACAAACGCAGTCTTCTTCCTCACAAAGCTCTCGCAAATCTAGCAAgatgagcagcagcagcagtggcaGTTCAGCTTCTGGATACCCGCAATTTTTGCGCCCGTTTCACCCTGCAGAGGCTGCTCTAGCACAGGAGCAACTTCACTCAGGGATGGGACGGTTCGATTTTGCAGGAGGTAGTAGTACTGGTGGTTCTGGAGTAATTGGAGGCGTTGTAACATCTGCtcccccaccacctccaccaccacccctGCACCCTGGTATCTCTGTGCCTCAACCATCACCTGGACCATCTTCCTCATCACCTTCTCCCTCCAGTTCGACCACCACCTCCAATAACCCTGCTACCAGCAGCAGTACAGTAGCTGGACTGGTTGGGGCTCAGTCTGAGGCACGTAGTTTACACCAGCAATTTAGTTGCATGCTTGCAGCCAACCAATACTTTCTTTCTGGAATGCATACCAATGCTAGCCTTGAGCAGTTCCTAGTTCAGCAGGGTCCCCATAATCATCTTGGTCTTACAGAATCAAACACAGGTCTAGCTCCTCCCCCAGCACTtcaccccactcacacacatggcCACCCAACCCCTCAGCctcagcagcaacagcagcagctacCACCGCATGCATTATCTCACCCTCACACCCATGCCCACCCACATCACCCTCTTCATCCTGCCCCTCAGCCATCGACACTTGGTGGATTTGATTTTCAAGGCATCCCTGTTCTTTCCTCCAATCAGCTAGCTTCCCTAATGCAACAGGAAGCGGGTCTTCCTCTCCCACTTCCACTTCATCTTTCTGCCCCAAAGGATGATGGGAAAGGTGATGGTACATCTGCAGCTGGAGGAAGCGGAGGGAGTGGCAGCAGGAGAAAAAAAGCAATGGCTGGATACCTGCCCCAGAGGAAAAGTGATGgcagtagtggtagtagtagcagtactaACTGCCATAGCAGCTCTGGGGCACATGGCCATGATGGGTCTTCTGGCCTTGTTGGTGGAGGTGCAGGGGTTGGCATGAGAGGTCTTGGTACTGACCCCTCCTCAATCCTCTCATCTTCAACAccgtcctcctcctcttcttcaacTGTCTCTTCCTCTGCCCCCTCCTCAAATTCTGCCTCTGTGCTGGTATCAAATGTATCACAGATACCCAAATCTGATGATCAATCTGCAATGACTCCTACTGTTACTCAGCCTGAGCCTTATCACTGTGGAGAGTGTGGCAAATCATTCACACACCTCCCTAGTCTCCGTAGACACATACGCAGCCACGAAGAAGGGGGTAATGGTCCCAATAGCAGCGTTAACACAACTCCAAACGCAGTCCATCAGCACCAGTCAGATACAAGTATTCCTCACTCAACACAAGATGGCATGACTCAGCAAAATGCCCATCATCAACATGAACCAAATCAGACCAACCCGGACCCTTCCTCTTCATGCCCAAGTCCAGATAAGACTTACTGTTGCAGCGAATGTGGGAAAGGCTTCAAGAAAAGAGGACATCTCCTTCAGCATGGCGTTATACATTCTGGTGCGCGCCCATATGCTTGTTCGACCTGTGAGAGGTCTTTTAACCGGCGTGAATCTCTTACTCGACACGAGAAAATTCATGAGGAAAAACCTTACCGCTGTCCAGCCTGTGACCGCTGCTTCAGAGAGAGTACCTCTTTGCTTAACCATGCCGCCTCTGGCTCCTGTGGCAAACCAGGTAGGGGATCAAGTTCAAGAAGCAGTGATGGCAGTTCAGTGAGTTCTGACGACAAGGTGGAAGTCAATGAATACCGAGGCGGACAAATGGGAGATGAAAAAGAATTGGTTTATGCGAAAGCTGAGGGAGGTGCAACAGAGATGTCCTGTGAAGGCCTGTATCCACAGGGGAGAGGGGGCAATCCAAATACTGGTGATAAACCAGAAGGGAAATATAATTCAGCATACACAAGAGATCCGTATCAAACATCCTATAGAGTTGATGATTATCGTCGACCACAGGGTACCCTTACCACATACTCTGGAGATGGCTCTTGTACTAACAGCATGTCAGGCCCTGCCCTCAGAAAAGCCCCCCTAGCTCCAACACTGCACCCACACCCTCCAAATCAGCAAcagcatcaccatcaccaacagcagcagcagcagcagcagccacatcttcctctttcttctcttctagATGACTCAGAAGATGAAGTTACCAGCAGTGCCATGTCTGCGATagctgcagctgctgctgccTCTGTCTTGCCTGAAATAAACAACAGTGGGGGAAGAGAGGAACGAAGAGATATAATTGGTGGTTTATTAGGGGGTCTTGGTTTTGGGTCTCTGGGTGGCCCATCTTCTACGTCTGCAGGAAATGGAGGAAATGATGAGTGTTTGAACGGATCCATGATGCCTTTGTCTCATCCTGCTCAGCAGCAGCCTAATTCACAAAATGCCACAACCAATGCCAAACCGAAGCGGCCAAGAAAGCCCAGACAAAAGAGGGAACCTAGGCCTGGTGGTATCTCGGGAGAGGGTGTTAAGCGTAGGCGGAGTAACCAGAACGGGGCTCGTGGGGATGGAGCAGAAAGGCCTTATTTATGCActgtttgtgggcgtggctttggCAGACGCGAGACTCTCCGCCGGCACGAGCGTGTTCATACAGGAGAAAAGCCATTCCATTGTGACGTTTGTGGCAAAGATTTCCGAGAGCCTTTCCATCTTACTAAACATCAGACTGTTCATTCAGGGGAGAAGAACTTCAAATGCTCCCTTTGCGGAAAAGATTTTGGGTATGCACAGAGTCTGAAAAGACATGAAAAGCTGCACCTCAGAGGGGATTTCAAGCCAAGACGGAGTAAAACCAAGTCTTCGGCAAATCAAGGAGGAACCGTACATCAAGATGGTGGTCAAACGGCTCCTGGATCATATTACCCTTTTCCTCAAAATAAAGCTCAAGGATCCAGTGCTAGCACATCCAACCAGCCCCCTCCTAAGCTTTATACATGTGAAATTTGCTGGAAGTCATTTCGCCATCACTTCCATTTGACTGCTCATCACCAAGCCATTCATGAACATGGTGGTGAGAAGCTGTTCTCATGTGAGGTGTGTGGAAAAGCCTTTGCTTACTCTAACAGTCTGACGAGGCATCGCTTATCTCAGCATGGTTTAGCACGTGCTGGACCGACCCCCCAGCCAACCGGAAGCGGATCTGGTGGAAATACGTCATCCTTAACAGAAAGTGAGGCTGCCACTAATGTTCTCCTTAGTCTGGCTCCAGATAACGAAAGTCATGCTGTACAGCAAACACATTCGACCATTGCTCATACACAGCATCTACACACTCAACCTGCTGGCTATTCCCCACTCTTCTACACACCAGAGTCAGGTCCTCATAGTTCGAATACCAATGCCCCTTCGCACCCCCAACACCCTCACTACTCGCACTCCTCAATAGGGCCTCTTACCCATCAGCAGCCTGTGAGCGGGAAGTCACAACAGATTTATCAAGGGATTACAGGAAACCCGATTCATTCTGCTCCCCCCCATATCCACATTtcatcctctccactccacGTTTCTCAGTACCACCACCAGCCGCACTCTTTCCAAATGCAGCCCCAGCATCTGCATCATCAGCTTGTACAAGTGCATGGAGATGTTgcccagaaaaagaaaaaaaagaagaaaaaaaatagatttggCAGTGGTGGGCAGCTGTTTGGTGGCTTCAGTGAGTTTGAGAATGCAAGATGGCATAGATTTTTGCAGAGAAAAAAATTCAGGCTCCAGCAGCAACTTAAACGGAAAAGGTGGATAGCCCAGTTAAGGTGGGCCAAGTATACTGGAGGAATTGGGATTCATTTCGGAGTTGGTACGTGGCGTGTGGGTGGGCTGAAAGTAAGAGGTTTGAGGTCTTTGATGGTTCCCTTAAGGTTCTTCACGTGCCCCATCTGCCCTTCCACCACCTTTACACGACGAATAACCCATTCAGTTCACCGCGTGATAAGACACCCCCCAAGAAGACATGGCTGCCGGGCTCGCCTGCGGTGTATAGTCTGTGGTAAGCGTTCTCGAAGGCTCCTCTCAGCTCTTCGCCATCGGGCTCGGCACCTTTCCCAAGGATCTTTCGCTTGCCCCCAATGCCCCTCACGGTTCTGGAATGCTGCCCTACTACAGAGGCATAAATTTGCTTGTAGACGAGTTGGTGGAGGACGAAAAACACCAAAGGGGACTTATTCTCAGAAAGGAGAGTATTATATGGAAAGATCAGGTGGCATTGCAGACTACAGGCACTAA